The sequence CATACTCTGAAAGAATAATCGCAGCTGATAGTGGGCCAATACCAGGAATTGTCATGGTAGGACGCTTTAGTACAGTAACCAACGATACTATTTCGGACTCAAGCTTACAAATCTCTGAATCGAGATTTTGATGTAAAGATAAAAGAGTTGTAAGCTCGGATTCAAATATAGAATTAGATGCACCAACAGTATTTTTGGCAAGTTCCTTAAGTTTTATGAACTTTTGCAATGAAAATTTACCTCTGGAGATTTTGTGAAGGTCATTGTAAGAACGAGAATTCAAGGAAGCAATCCTACCAGCAGATGTATATTTTCTCAAAATAAAAAAAGCAGTTTTACTGAATTTGTTATTAAAAAACGGTTTGAATTCAGGGAAAGTATGGTCAAGGACATTTGTAATCTTAACTAGATAGAAGCTGCGCTGACGAACCAAAGAATCTCTCAAACGAGTTAATGACTTTAAGGAATACATGTGGTAAAATCCATTTGAATAGGGTTTGTACTCAACCGTCATTAACCAACGTGCAATAGACGCACAGTCGATTGCATCAGTCTTAGTTTTTCTAAGGGTTTGAGAATGATTAAATTTGCTCAGAAGAACCGCATTAAATTCCATGAAGCTGTAGTGGGTTTCCTCAAGGAATAGTTTAAGGTTCAGAGCATAATGACCGGTTGCTTCAAATCCTATTCTTATCTCCTGATTATGATCAAGGGAAGCAAGAACGGACAAAAGTTCATTAAAGCCATCTCTGGTATTTGAGAAAGTCAGGTCATTAAGAATAACATTACCTGTTTCAGTTGTAATGAAACAGTCATGTTTGTACTTTGCAATATCAATTCCAACAAAGTACATAAAAACAC is a genomic window of Bacteroidota bacterium containing:
- a CDS encoding IS110 family transposase, which gives rise to MYFVGIDIAKYKHDCFITTETGNVILNDLTFSNTRDGFNELLSVLASLDHNQEIRIGFEATGHYALNLKLFLEETHYSFMEFNAVLLSKFNHSQTLRKTKTDAIDCASIARWLMTVEYKPYSNGFYHMYSLKSLTRLRDSLVRQRSFYLVKITNVLDHTFPEFKPFFNNKFSKTAFFILRKYTSAGRIASLNSRSYNDLHKISRGKFSLQKFIKLKELAKNTVGASNSIFESELTTLLSLHQNLDSEICKLESEIVSLVTVLKRPTMTIPGIGPLSAAIILSEYGDVRRFSGPAAMLSFAGLEPGCYQSGISSHTGHMVKRGSSILRYTLMNCCLPLILHNLTFAEFYHKKRLEGKPHRVALSHVAKKLIRVIYTLETNNISFDSAKLI